Part of the Azospirillum formosense genome is shown below.
AGTCCGCCCGCGAACTGGGGGTGGAGATGGACATCACCGCCGCCGGGCGCCGCATCAACGAAAGCCAGCCCCACGAGGTGTCGCAGTTCCTGGAACGGCTGACCGGCTCCATGCAGGGCTTCCCGCAGGAACCGACCATCAGCCTGATGGGCCTCGCCTTCAAGGGCCGGCCGGCGACCGACGACCTGCGCGGCACCATGGCCAAGCCGCTGTTCGAGGAGCTGCGCACCCGCTTTCCCAAGGCGCGCTGGCGCGGCTTCGACGCGGTGGTGGCGGCCGACGACATCCGCAGTTTCGGGCTCGAACCGGCCAACAGCATGGCCGAGGCGGTGGATGGCGCCAACCTGGCCGTCATCCTGAACAACCACCCCGTCTTCACCTCCATGCCGCTGCCCGATCTGGCCCGCCGCATGGACCGGCCGGGGGTCATCTACGACTTCTGGAACAACTTCAACAGCCGCGAGGTGGACCTGCCCGAAGGCACGGCCTACGTGGCGCTGGGCAGCCACGGCGCCGCCCGCTTCGCCCATGTCGCCTGAAGAAACGTCGCCTGAAGAAACATCGCCTGAAGAAACGTCGCCTGAAAAGCGTCCCCTGACGCTGTCGCCTAAGGAAAAGCAATGCCGAAACATTATCTCGTGACCGGGGGCAGCGGCTTCATCGGCGCCGCCCTCGTCCGCCGGCTGGTGCGCGACGGGCATCGTGTCCGCGTGCTCGACGACAACTCCCGCGGCCACCCGCGCCGGCTGGGCGACGCCGCCCAGGCGGTCGAATTCGTGTCCGGCGACATCCGCGACCCCGCCGCGGTGGACAAGGCGGTGCGCGGCGTCGACGGCGTGCTGCATCTGGCCGCCGTCAACGGCACCAAGCATTTCTACGAGAAGCCGGAGGTGGTGCTGGACGTCGGCGTGCGCGGCATGCTGAACGTGCTGGACGCCTGCCGGGCGAACGGGGTGGGCGATCTCGTCGTCGCCTCCTCCTCCGAGGCCTACCAGACCCCGCCGATGGTGCCGACCCCGGAGGACATCCCGCTGGTCGTGCCGGACGTGCTGAACCCGCGCTACAGCTACGGCGGGTCGAAGCTGATCTCCGAGCTTCTGGCCGTCAACTGGGGCCGCACCGGCTTCGACCGCGTCGCCATCTTCCGCCCGCACAACGTCTACGGTCCCGACATGGGCTGGGAGCATGTGGTGCCGGAGTTCGTGCGCCGCGCCGTGGACGCCATCGACCGCACGTCGGAGGTCCTCGTGCCCTTCCCCATCCAGGGCGACGGCACCCAGACCCGCGCCTTCGTCCACATCGACGACGCGGTGGACGGCATCATGACGGTGATCGAGCGCGGCGAGCATCTCGGCATCTACCATGTCGGCAACCCCGAGGAGATCTCCATCGCCGAGCTCGCCCGGCAGATCGTCGGCGTTCTGGGACGGGTGGCGGACATCCGGATCGGGCCGCCCGCCCCCGGCGGCACCCAACGGCGCAGCCCCGACATCGCCCGCCTCTCCGCGCTCGGCTACACGCCGCGCATCCCGCTGAAGGACGGTCTGCCCGGCGTGGTGGACTGGTACGCCGCCCGCAGCCGCGACGGCGACGCGCCGATCGCCAGCGCCGCCGAATAAGGGAACCGAGACCCATGGAGCGAAACAGCCGCATCTTCGTCGCGGGGCACCGCGGCCTCGTCGGCTCGGCCATCGTCCGCCGTCTGGTGGAGGGCGGCTACAGCGACCTCGTGCTGCGCGGCCGCGACGAGCTGGACCTGACCGACCAGGCCGCGGTGCGCGCCTTCTTCGACCGGGAGAAGATCGACTACGTGATCCTGGCCGCGGCCAAGGTCGGCGGCATCCTGGCAAACGAGCGCTTCGGCGGCGACTTCATCCGCGACAACCTGCTCATCCAGACCAACGTCATCGACGCGGCCTGGCGGGCGGGGGTGAGAAAGCTGCTGTTCCTCGGCTCCTCCTGCCTCTACCCGAAGTTCGCGGAGCAGCCCTTGAAGGAGGAGGCGCTGCTGACCGGCCCGCCGGAGCCGACCAACAAGCCCTACGCCATCGCCAAGATCGCCGGCATCACCCAGTGCCAGGCCTACCGGCGGCAGTATGGCTTCAACGCCATCTGCGCCATGCCGTCCAACCTCTACGGCCCCGGCGATCATTTCGACCCGGAGGGGTCCCACGCCATTCCCGGCATGATCCGGCGCTTCCACGACGCGAAGACGGAGGGTGCGCCCAGCGTCACCCTGTGGGGCACCGGCACGCCGCGGCGCGAGTTCCTCTATGTGGACGACATGGCCGACGCCTGCCTGCACCTGATGGAGCGCTACGACGGCGAGGACATCATCAACGTCGGCCCCGGCGAGGACATCGCCATCGGCGATCTGGCCCGGCTGATCCGTGGGATCGTCGGCTACGAGGGAACGCTGACCCAGGACCTGAGCAAGCCGGACGGCCACCCGCGCAAGCTGATGGACGTGTCGCGCCTGTTCGCCACCGGCTGGCGGCCCAAGGTCGGGCTGGAGGAGGGGCTGAGCCGCACCTACGCGTGGTTCCTGGAGAACGCCGCCCCGACGGCGGCTCCCCGGCCAGCCACCACGACCGGCGAAGCCGCGGAGTGACCGCCGATGCCCGATGACTCCACACCCCTGCGCGCCCCGGCCTCCGAAGGACCGGCGGTGTCGGCCGCCCTGCCGCCATCGGTCCTGCCGCCGTCGGTCCTGCTGGTGGCGATGAGCTATTGGCCGGAACCGGCCGGCAGCGCGCCGATGATGACCGACCTCGCCACCGCCTTCGCCGCGGCGGGGACGGACACGACCGTGCTGACCGCCCGCCCCAACTATCCGGGGCAGGCCATCTACGACGGCTACGCCGACGGGGCCGAGGACCGCCGCACCGTGAACGGCGTGCGCATCGAGCGGCTGTTCACCATCCCGCCGAAGGGCGGGGGCATGAAGGCCCGGCTGATCCACGAGGGGGTGCTGCACGCCGGCTTCCTGGCGGCGCGCGCCCGCGGGCGCGTCGCGCGGCACAAGGCCGTGCTGTCGCTCTGCCCTTCCATCTTCAGCGTCGCCGTCGCCGACCGCTTCCGCGCGCCGGGCGGCCGGCACATCGCCATCGTCCACGACATCCAGTCCGGCCTCGCCGGCGCGCTGGGCATGGGCGGCGGCGGGGCGCTGAAGGCCATCCAGGCGGTGGAGCGCACCGCGCTGAACCGCGCCGACGGCATCGTCGTGCTGTCGGAGGCGATGGCCGACGTGCTGCGCGACCTCGGCGTGCGGCGGCCGATCACGGTGATCCCGCCCCATGTCGACGCCGACGCCATCCGCCCCCTGCCCCGGCCGGAGGGCCAGCCGCCGACCGTCCTCTACAGCGGCGCCTTCGCCCGCAAGCAGGGGCTGGACCAAGTGCTTGAGATGGCCCGCCACCTCCACGCGCTGCGCCCCGACGCCCGCGTGCTGCTGCGCGGCCAGGGCGGGTTGGAGGAGGAGCTGAAGGCCCAGGCCAGGGCGATGGCGCTGCCCAACGTGGAGTTCGCGCCGCTGATCCCCTCCGACCGCCTCGCCGAGGGGTTGGCGGAGGGCGACGTGCATCTGGTGCCGCAGCGTCCGGAGGGGGCGGCCTTCGCCATGCCGGGCAAGGCGGTGACCATCCTGGCCGCCGGGCGGCCCTTCGTCTGCACCTGCCTGCCGGGCTCGGCGCTCGACCGGCTGGGGACGGAGATCGACGCCTTCCGGCGCACCCCGCCCGACGCGCCGGAGGCCATGGCGCAGGCCGTGGCCGACCTGTTGAACGACCCCGCCCGGAGCGCCGCGATGGGCCGCCGGGGCCGCGCCTGGGTGGAGGGCAACGCCAGCCGCAGCGCCGTCCTGGCGCGCTACGCCGCGCTGCTGCTGGGAGACGACGCCGCATGACGAAGCCCGCCCTGGTCTTTTCCTGGGAGATGTTCGGCCCCTACCACATGGACCGGCTGGAGGCGGTCGGGCGGCGGCTCGGCCATCTCTACGACGTGGTCGGCCTGGAGGTCGGGTCGAAGTCCCACACCTACGCCTGGGACTCCACCGGGGAGGGGCAGCATTTCCGCAAGGTCACGCTGTTCCCCGGACGCTCCAAGGCGGACATCCCGTCCTTCCAGGTCTACCGCGCCCTGCTGCGCGAATGCCGCAAGGCGGGGGCCAGCCACGTCTTCCTGTGCCATTACGAGGAGCCGGACGTCTTCGCCCTGGCGGTGACGATGCGTCTGATGGGCCGGCGCGTCGTCAACATGAACGCCTCGAAGTTCGACGACAAGCCGCGCGTCCTCTGGCGCGAGGCGCTGAAGTCCCTGCTCTACAAGCCCTATCAGGCGGCGATCGGAGGCAGCCACCGCACGGTCGACTACTACCGCTTCCTCGGCCTGCCCAAGGACCGGCTGTTCATCGGCTACGACACCCTGTCGCTGGAGCGGGTGCGCCGGCTGTCCGGCATGACCCCCGCCCCCGACGGCGTGCCCTTCGCCGAGCGGCACTTCACGATCATCGCCCGCTTCGTGCCGAAGAAGAACCTGTTCCGCGCCGTCGAGGCCTACGACCTCTACCGCCGGCTGGCGGGCGACGCGGCGCGGCCCCTGCACCTCTGCGGCTCCGGCCCGCTGGAGGCCGACCTGCGGGCGGAGGTCGCCCGGCGCGAGCTGGAGGGGCACATCCTCTTCCGCGGCTTCCTCCAGGAGAAGGGGATCGCGGAGACGCTGGGCTCCACCCTGTGCCTCCTGCTGCCCTCGCTGGAGGAGCAGTTCGGGCTAGTGGTGAACGAGGCGCTGGCCATGGGCGTGCCGACGATCCTGTCCGACCAGTGCGGCGCCCGCGACGTGCTGATCCGCAGCGGGTTGAACGGACACATCGTCGAACCCGACAACCCCGAGGGGTTGGCCCGCCACATGCTGTCCGTCGCGTCGGACGAGGCGGAATGGCGCCGCCTCAGTCTCAACGGACGGCCCTTCCAGGCGCTGGCCGACGCCGGCTTTTTCGCGGAGGCCGTGGAGAAGGCCCTGCACAGCCTGGGCGCCCGCAAAGACGCTGCCCAAAGCACTGATGAAAGCGCCCGCAAGGGCACCCGTGAAAGCGAAGCCTGATGACCGACCGCCGCAACACCCCCCACATCGTCGTCTCGGGCCGCCTTCCCCCGCCCACGGACGGGATGAGCCGGGTCACCGCCCTGGTGCTGGACCGCCTGCGCAGCCGCGGGCCGGTGCAGGCCACGGTGGAGGTCGCGGACCTGTCGCCGGGCTGGAACGGCGGCGGCCTGCGCTACCACGCGGCCAAGGCCATGCGCGTCCTGCTGGCCGGCTTGCGTCTGGCCGCCGGGGCGACGATCCCCGGCCGGCGCTTCTACATGCCCGTCGATTCGGGGCTGGGGATCTTCTACACGGCGGCGCTGGCCGGCACGGCGCGGCTGTTCGGCTATGAGCGCACGCTGCACCACCATTCCTTCGCCACCATCTCCAGGCCGACTTGGCGGATGAGCCTGCTGACCCGTCTGGCCGGGACGGACTGCATGCATGTGCTGCTCTGCCCGGCCATGCAGGCGCGGTTCCAGGCGCTCTATCCGGCGGCGCAGACGGCGATGAGCGTCTCCAACGCCATCTTCACCCCGCCGGTGCCGCGCCCGCGCCACGGCAGGTCCGGCCCGCTGCGGATCGGCCACCTGTCCAACCTGTGCGCCGAAAAGGGGCTCGACACGCTGTTCACCCTGCTGCGCGCCCTGCGGTCGGAGGGGGTGGACGTCAAGCTGGTGCTGGCCGGGCCGGGTCTGGGGCGCATGGACAACGCGCTGGTCGCCGCCGGGCTCGCCGCCTTCGACGGCGACGTGGAGTATCGCGGCCCGGTGGACGACGACGCCAAGGCGGCCTTCTACCGCGACATCGACGTGTTCGTCTTCCCCACCCGCTACCGCAACGAGGCGCAGCCGCTGGTGCT
Proteins encoded:
- a CDS encoding SDR family NAD(P)-dependent oxidoreductase, producing the protein MPKHYLVTGGSGFIGAALVRRLVRDGHRVRVLDDNSRGHPRRLGDAAQAVEFVSGDIRDPAAVDKAVRGVDGVLHLAAVNGTKHFYEKPEVVLDVGVRGMLNVLDACRANGVGDLVVASSSEAYQTPPMVPTPEDIPLVVPDVLNPRYSYGGSKLISELLAVNWGRTGFDRVAIFRPHNVYGPDMGWEHVVPEFVRRAVDAIDRTSEVLVPFPIQGDGTQTRAFVHIDDAVDGIMTVIERGEHLGIYHVGNPEEISIAELARQIVGVLGRVADIRIGPPAPGGTQRRSPDIARLSALGYTPRIPLKDGLPGVVDWYAARSRDGDAPIASAAE
- a CDS encoding GDP-L-fucose synthase, with translation MERNSRIFVAGHRGLVGSAIVRRLVEGGYSDLVLRGRDELDLTDQAAVRAFFDREKIDYVILAAAKVGGILANERFGGDFIRDNLLIQTNVIDAAWRAGVRKLLFLGSSCLYPKFAEQPLKEEALLTGPPEPTNKPYAIAKIAGITQCQAYRRQYGFNAICAMPSNLYGPGDHFDPEGSHAIPGMIRRFHDAKTEGAPSVTLWGTGTPRREFLYVDDMADACLHLMERYDGEDIINVGPGEDIAIGDLARLIRGIVGYEGTLTQDLSKPDGHPRKLMDVSRLFATGWRPKVGLEEGLSRTYAWFLENAAPTAAPRPATTTGEAAE
- a CDS encoding glycosyltransferase family 4 protein, whose amino-acid sequence is MPDDSTPLRAPASEGPAVSAALPPSVLPPSVLLVAMSYWPEPAGSAPMMTDLATAFAAAGTDTTVLTARPNYPGQAIYDGYADGAEDRRTVNGVRIERLFTIPPKGGGMKARLIHEGVLHAGFLAARARGRVARHKAVLSLCPSIFSVAVADRFRAPGGRHIAIVHDIQSGLAGALGMGGGGALKAIQAVERTALNRADGIVVLSEAMADVLRDLGVRRPITVIPPHVDADAIRPLPRPEGQPPTVLYSGAFARKQGLDQVLEMARHLHALRPDARVLLRGQGGLEEELKAQARAMALPNVEFAPLIPSDRLAEGLAEGDVHLVPQRPEGAAFAMPGKAVTILAAGRPFVCTCLPGSALDRLGTEIDAFRRTPPDAPEAMAQAVADLLNDPARSAAMGRRGRAWVEGNASRSAVLARYAALLLGDDAA
- a CDS encoding glycosyltransferase; this encodes MTKPALVFSWEMFGPYHMDRLEAVGRRLGHLYDVVGLEVGSKSHTYAWDSTGEGQHFRKVTLFPGRSKADIPSFQVYRALLRECRKAGASHVFLCHYEEPDVFALAVTMRLMGRRVVNMNASKFDDKPRVLWREALKSLLYKPYQAAIGGSHRTVDYYRFLGLPKDRLFIGYDTLSLERVRRLSGMTPAPDGVPFAERHFTIIARFVPKKNLFRAVEAYDLYRRLAGDAARPLHLCGSGPLEADLRAEVARRELEGHILFRGFLQEKGIAETLGSTLCLLLPSLEEQFGLVVNEALAMGVPTILSDQCGARDVLIRSGLNGHIVEPDNPEGLARHMLSVASDEAEWRRLSLNGRPFQALADAGFFAEAVEKALHSLGARKDAAQSTDESARKGTRESEA
- a CDS encoding glycosyltransferase family 4 protein, which produces MTDRRNTPHIVVSGRLPPPTDGMSRVTALVLDRLRSRGPVQATVEVADLSPGWNGGGLRYHAAKAMRVLLAGLRLAAGATIPGRRFYMPVDSGLGIFYTAALAGTARLFGYERTLHHHSFATISRPTWRMSLLTRLAGTDCMHVLLCPAMQARFQALYPAAQTAMSVSNAIFTPPVPRPRHGRSGPLRIGHLSNLCAEKGLDTLFTLLRALRSEGVDVKLVLAGPGLGRMDNALVAAGLAAFDGDVEYRGPVDDDAKAAFYRDIDVFVFPTRYRNEAQPLVLFEAMAAGVPVLAYDRGCIGSDIPRPGLVPQDRDFIQAVLPALRLWAKDRDALALASEQAHARARAAHEAGHSGLDALLNRIAGPLPEAAGTAVRPKRAMG